From the Daphnia magna isolate NIES linkage group LG3, ASM2063170v1.1, whole genome shotgun sequence genome, one window contains:
- the LOC116919270 gene encoding uncharacterized protein LOC116919270 isoform X2: MSSSGGGTHHPIPEFRDADHFWGPGLSQVVNGSHEIIRPKPRRPGELNRLSADGSILLKNGGGGGYGGANGFLHHQSSPAFQNHLQQQQQHNVASAGGVGQHPSQVHQSQAQQTAAALMMNGKSPSRDLGGGSTPVLKMTSAHNNTANTQAFRNNSARLDCGAGSSSHTNMSGGGGAMIGAAGVPSIMSASAAVRSVSRERLVQSQVVCLATSSNSNNNSNTSNSSRDLMARDARDAWDYYGAPPSGQQAGNSSMASAGLSGSSPSMVGSSPKIFNGLANNGASGSSAYATRPAVAPGGPASIINNVRQTQQSPAAGCNGGLVQHQQSFQQPQQRANVAAINGMAASAAIVGGLRDPRDRFSLLSSSATSPSSSSSSPKLENGNVATNNGNSLIHAPSPQRLYSPVGQCHPQQPHRNQIQQQPQQQQQQQQQTIGQQHQQQLLQAQSHHQQQQQQHASQSLQQGSVINSQPQQHQQQQQQQQQQQQPQQQQQMIHHLQYPYYNSKLESLTHRMPNLSFEGLGQQQPTAATGSAVVSSRVTEQPPLSPAVVAASPSFSSTTSSSSSSSSSSSSSSSCCIPSTPAGSGGSPSTTTATAAAAASSQPSASCSNGGNGGGSTGPSPDTSSKHEPSLLFLSAGHAESTAASDQSVNARATGAPPATATSPLLLPPAGQVCSNAGQQSSSSAEVNGGGNSETGASSPCCSSDHKDNIVDVSNKLQQQFDALCMDEAFATAAIVTASVRTSSPSVVTKTTSLSGRHNNKDLLSAEASGYLFRLADPSMMLVRPDSSAASATASASTSGADQEETIGGGGGGGSNSSTSSRTGGLMASGVSNVSDMLGAGMSPESITDCGSLSKSSSDGDPVGVVSRKRPPTKLKSRRRNILSFPHHISVDELRLLQRRKESMYGGSSSDENRSSGHASMSDGHTSSSPPAETLPRHTHYRTCLNAVPEDDKMSANCVTPQQSHPPKTNNNRRVVAGKAVSRHRGLAGVKDDLSSQLEHATGLEDIKMAIEQLTLRSHGSRTSYSTSTYSSLSGSEGGAEPMRRLIRHSSLETINTNVTVADEFVWVDSYNRLVELQQLPWSNHDVLRVIQNGRIKEHLERVSMETVPRLSYLLQRALVRIARETQRLARPLAMCSKQEVCSALRIVLSPALADSCIKACLRAAAMFTVSGDMVRQSKSARAALQLSVGRFHRWMCDVRLGKFIHDYAAVYLAAGLENLLEEIMMQCMPSDQETLLTASVLENAIANNGDLWGLLQPYAHLNAGRTATGALSLPRWPSQSGLDSGLRGSGSSVSSNGDDHSRSAKTLEQSLLTTCVGTINELHELLQRVTQFHFRHSAPCPGATPNGGSKQALTWASSALHALFYFMRCSQLEHAEHAQRAPIQELVYERPYIVLPPLIEWVRVASAHAEHRHSSVLDKDDVAQAARLLLPGVDCPIRAYGFEEILCPRRHMDDLECSRKLKIDLAFKMLSSARSDLIPHALQLLPSTKINTVSENGLTPLMLAAIRGDETLAKVLLDAGADVDAETPTIAGAQTHPGAYPNPETQHWTALTYTAIQGQLNIAKLLLERGANVEGGARLSEDKCTETPLQVAVGSGNLEMISMLLAHGARPFLSTLVRDTLCYSSSAQKGCYSAMAVAAAHGQRAVLHKLLSHPVNGNSNAEVLSLEEILAEGASPFNLGSQTDPFAGNTFKRIKTSDGKLIVQIFQFHVGRKKKMKKGSGSSSSSDSSRSASNSANGGDNKLQVVKLNKGQIKALQEAMYHSAENAHLDITLDLRNLGVPWTLHCWMHTLATAHEHSLENVIDQLLQDFLQVWGPDDYSTQFVDECLPIIFNIFRYSKNEGTTLLLADIFATCYGRENIKEIRDTSLCGGPRIDPKFVNNPELSDVQFRVEGRVFYAHKLILITASPRFKSMLNSKFCEGNPPIIQINDIRYDIFQMVMHYLYKGGCENLDVNQNDVLELMAAANFFQLDGLLRFCEARCSTLVDLDNIVSMYIHAKVYNAVQLLEYCQGFLLQNMVALLTYDDSVRRLIFGKKLHNHDVLAGLLLTLQARIKSRSQHKLNK; the protein is encoded by the exons ATGAGTAGTAGTGGTGGAGGGACGCATCATCCGATACCCGAGTTCCGTGACGCTGACCATTTCTGGGGCCCAGGACTCAGCCAGGTCGTTAATGGAAGCCACGAAATTATTCGGCCCAAACCCAGAAG GCCTGGCGAATTGAACAGACTCAGCGCCGATGGATCAATCCTTTTGAAGAATGGCGGCGGAGGAGGGTACGGCGGAGCGAATGGATTCCTTCACCACCAGTCGTCTCCAGCCTTTCAGAATCAtctccagcagcagcagcagcataATGTGGCGTCAGCTGGAGGAGTAGGTCAACATCCGTCACAGGTTCACCAGTCACAGGCGCAGCAAACGGCGGCTGCGTTGATGATGAACGGCAAATCGCCGTCACGCGACCTGGGCGGCGGATCAACTCCCGTCTTGAAAATGACGTCCGCCCACAACAACACAGCAAACACTCAG GCTTTCCGGAATAATTCCGCCAGACTCGATTGCGGCGCTGGCTCATCGAGCCACACCAACATGAGCGGCGGTGGCGGCGCTATGATCGGCGCAGCGGGAGTTCCATCCATCATGAGCGCGTCGGCGGCCGTTCGTTCCGTGTCTCGTGAACGGCTTGTTCAAAGCCAAGTCGTCTGCCTGGCCACATcgagcaacagcaacaacaacagcaacacgAGTAACAGTAGTCGCGATTTGATGGCCCGTGACGCCCGTGATGCATGGGATTACTACGGTGCGCCTCCCTCTGGCCAGCAGGCGGGCAATAGCAGCATGGCGAGCGCAGGTCTTTCAGGCTCGTCTCCGTCGATGGTTGGATCGTCACCGAAGATATTCAACGGGCTGGCTAACAATGGGGCGAGTGGGTCTTCTGCTTACGCAACACGTCCGGCGGTAGCACCGGGCGGGCCGGCCTCTATCATCAATAACGTTCGACAAACGCAACAATCGCCGGCAGCCGGCTGCAATGGCGGTCTCGTTCAGCATCAGCAATCGTTTCAGCAACCGCAACAGCGGGCCAATGTGGCCGCAATAAATGGCATGGCTGCGTCGGCAGCTATAGTTGGAGGGCTACGTGACCCACGTGACCGCTTCTCTTTGCTCTCGTCGTCGGCCACCTCCCcttcttcgtcgtcgtcgtctccCAAATTGGAGAATGGAAATGTAGCCACCAATAATGGCAATTCTCTTATTCACGCACCTTCACCACAGAGACTGTACAGTCCGGTTGGCCAGTGCCATCCACAGCAGCCACATCGAAATCAAATTCAGCAACAAcctcagcagcagcagcagcagcagcagcaaacgATTGGgcaacaacatcaacagcaATTGCTGCAGGCTCAGTCTCAccaccagcaacaacaacaacaacacgcaTCGCAATCGTTGCAGCAAGGTTCTGTAATTAACTCGCAGCCCCAGCAgcatcagcagcagcaacaacagcagcaacaacaacagcagcctcaacaacagcaacagatGATCCATCATTTGCAGTATCCTTATTACAATTCCAAGTTGGAAAGTCTGACCCATCGGATGCCCAATCTGAGCTTCGAAGGTCTGGGTCAACAACAGCCAACGGCAGCGACGGGATCCGCCGTGGTCAGCAGTCGGGTGACTGAACAGCCTCCTCTTTCACccgctgttgttgctgcttcTCCTTCATTTTCATCCACCACCtcctcttcctcctcctcttcttcctcgtcctcctcctcctcctcctgtTGTATCCCATCAACCCCGGCGGGCTCTGGTGGCTCtccatcaacaacaacagccacagcagcagcagcagcaagttCACAGCCATCGGCATCTTGTAGCAATGGCGGCAATGGTGGTGGCAGTACTGGGCCATCGCCAGACACGAGCAGCAAACACGAGCCTTCGCTCCTCTTCCTATCCGCGGGGCATGCCGAATCGACGGCGGCCAGCGATCAATCCGTCAACGCCAGAGCAACGGGCGCACcaccagcaacagcaaccaGTCCGCTCCTATTGCCGCCAGCAGGCCAGGTGTGTAGCAACGCAGGCCAACAGTCCAGTTCGTCGGCAGAGGTCAACGGTGGCGGTAATTCGGAAACGGGCGCATCGTCCCCCTGCTGCTCCTCGGATCACAAGGATAACATCGTCGATGTCAGCAACAAGTTGCAGCAGCAGTTTGACGCCTTGTGCATGGACGAAGCCTTTGCGACGGCAGCCATTGTTACGGCGTCAGTGAGGACGAGCAGTCCGTCGGTTGTGACCAAAACGACGTCGCTTTCTGGCCGCCACAACAACAAGGATTTACTTAGTGCCGAAGCCAGTGGTTACCTGTTCCGGCTGGCCGATCCGTCCATGATGCTGGTGCGTCCAGACTCGTCGGCCGCTTCGGCCACGGCCAGCGCGTCGACAAGTGGAGCCGATCAAGAAGAGACTATCggcggaggaggaggaggaggatcCAATTCGTCCACGTCGTCACGAACAGGGGGACTGATGGCCTCTGGCGTTTCGAATGTGTCGGACATGCTGGGCGCCGGCATGTCGCCCGAATCGATCACCGATTGCGGATCGCTGTCCAAAAGCTCTTCGGATGGCGATCCAGTTGGAGTGGTCAGCCGGAAACGACCTCCAACTAAATTGAAATCGCGTCGTCGCAACATTCTCAGTTTCCCGCACCACATTAGCGTCGACGagctgcgtcttctccag CGTCGCAAGGAGTCGATGTACGGCGGTTCATCGTCGGACGAGAACCGATCTTCGGGTCACGCTAGCATGTCGGATGGACACACGAGTTCGTCACCGCCCGCTGAGACCCTGCCCAGGCACACGCATTACCGCACCTGCCTTAACGCCGTACCTGAAGATGACAA GATGTCGGCCAACTGTGTCACGCCGCAGCAGAGTCATCCGCCAAAGACGAATAATAACCGGAGGGTGGTGGCCGGTAAGGCTGTGTCGCGACATCGTGGTCTCGCCGGAGTCAAG GACGATCTGTCATCGCAGCTGGAACACGCCACCGGATTGGAGGACATCAAAATGGCCATTGAACAGTTGACATTGCGTTCGCACGGTTCACGCACCTCGTACTCTACGTCAACGTATTCCAGTTTGAGCGGCAGCGAAGGCGGAGCGGAGCCCATGCGTCGGCTCATCCGTCATTCGTCGCTCGAAACGATCAACACTAACGTGACGGTGGCCGACGAGTTCGTCTGGGTCGATTCTTATAATCGCCTGGTAGAACTGCAACAGCTGCCCTGGTCCAATCACGATGTCCTTCGCGTCATCCAGAATGGACGCATTAAAGAGCACTTGGAACGTGTTTCCATGGAGACTGTACCACGACTTTCCTACTTGCTCCAGCGGGCGTTGGTACGAATCGCCCGTGAGACTCAACGACTCGCCCGTCCGCTGGCCATGTGCTCCAAACAGGAAGTCTGTTCCGCGCTGCGCATCGTCCTTTCACCAGCCTTGGCCGATAGTTGCATCAAG GCGTGTTTGCGAGCGGCCGCCATGTTTACTGTTTCGGGCGATATGGTGCGTCAAAGCAAATCAGCCAGGGCTGCGCTACAGCTGTCTGTTGGCCGATTCCATCGCTGGATGTGTGACGTCCGTTTGGGGAAATTCATTCACGA TTATGCTGCTGTTTATTTGGCCGCTGGCTTGGAAAATTTGCTGGAAGAGATCATGATGCAGTGCATGCCATCGGATCAAGAGACCCTGCTGACGGCCTCCGTTTTGGAAAACGCCATCGCTAACAACGGCGATCTGTGGGGCCTGTTACAACCCTACGCTCATCTAAACGCCGGCAGGACTGCTACTG gagCATTATCGCTTCCACGATGGCCGTCCCAATCCGGGTTGGATAGCGGACTGCGTGGCTCTGGATCTTCCGTTTCTTCGAACGGCGATGACCACAGCCGTTCGGCTAAAACATTGGAACAAAGTTTACTGACTACCTGCGTCGGGACTATCAACGAGTTGCACGAACTACTGCAACGGGTTACACAGTTTCACTTCCGTCATAGCGCTCCGTGCCCGGGAGCCACACCCAACGGAGGATCCAAACAGGCTCTCACCTGGGCATCGTCCGCTCTTCACGCTCTCTTTTATTTCATGCGATGTTCACAG TTGGAACACGCAGAACACGCACAGAGAGCTCCTATCCAGGAACTGGTCTACGAGCGGCCTTACATCGTGCTGCCACCGCTGATTGAATGGGTCCGGGTTGCCAGTGCGCACGCAGAACATCGCCACTCGTCCGTCCTGGACAAAGACGATGTTGCGCAAGCCGCCAGACTTCTTCTGCCGGGAGTCGATTGTCCCATCAGAGCCTACGG TTTCGAAGAAATTCTCTGTCCTCGACGTCACATGGATGACCTGGAGTGCTCGCGCAAACTGAAAATTGATTTGGCATTCAAGATGCTAAGTTCGGCTCGCAGTGACCTGATTCCGCACGCTTTGCAGTTACTGCCTTCCACAAAG ATTAACACGGTCAGCGAAAATGGATTGACGCCTTTAATGTTGGCTGCCATTCGTGGAGATGAAACTTTAGCCAAAGTCTTGTTAGACGCGGGTGCTGACGTTGACGCCGAAACGCCAACAATTGCCGGCGCCCAGACGCACCCAGGTGCCTACCCTAACCCCGAGACCCAACACTGGACAGCGTTAACTTATACAGCCATCCAAGGGCAACTAAATATCGCCAAACTGCTGCTGGAACGAGGTGCCAATGTCGAAGGTGGCGCCCGACTCAGCGAAGACAAGTGCACCGAAACCCCATTACAG GTGGCCGTTGGATCAGGAAATTTAGAAATGATATCAATGCTGCTCGCGCATGGAGCGCGGCCATTCCTCTCGACGTTAGTAAGAGACACTTTGTGCTACTCTAGCTCTGCCCAAAAAGGATGTTACAG CGCTATGGCCGTAGCGGCCGCTCATGGTCAACGAGCCGTACTGCACAAGCTTCTCTCGCATCCGGTCAACGGTAACAGCAACGCCGAAGTATTATCGTTGGAGGAGATCTTGGCTGAAGGAGCTTCACCATTTAACCTCGGATCGCAGACCGACCCGTTCGCAGGTAACACGTTCAAACGAATCAAAACATCCGACGGAAAGCTTATCGTTCAAATCTTTCAATTCCACGTtggacgcaaaaaaaaaatgaaaaagggttCGGGGTCCAGTAGTTCAAGCGACTCTTCCAGGTCGGCCAGCAACAGCGCCAACGGCGGTGACAATAAGTTGCAGGTTGTCAAGCTGAACAAAGGACAGATCAAAGCCTTACAGGAAGCCATGTATCACAGTGCTGAAAATGCTCATCTAGACATAACGTTAGATTTGCGCAACTTGGGCGTTCCGTGGACATTGCATTGCTGGATGCATACGCTAGCCACCGCTCATGAACATTCACTAGAGAATGTCATCGACCAGCTGCTCCAAGATTTTCTGCAAGTCTGGGGACCGGATGACTATTCGACCCAGTTTGTCGATGAATGTCTGCCCATCATCTTTAACATCTTCCGTTACAGCAAG AACGAAGGAACGACTCTACTGCTGGCTGACATCTTTGCCACCTGTTACGGAAGAGAGAACATCAAAGAAATCCGTGATACGTCACTCTGCGGAGGTCCTCGAATCGACCCTAAGTTTGTCAACAATCCAGAACTAAGTGACGTCCAGTTTCGCGTTGAGGGCCGCGTCTTTTACGCTCACAAG CTCATCTTGATCACAGCCTCGCCTCGATTCAAAAGCATGTTGAACTCGAAATTCTGCGAGGGCAACCCACCGATTATTCAAATCAACGATATTCGCTATGACATTTTCCAG ATGGTGATGCATTACCTGTACAAAGGCGGATGTGAGAATTTGGACGTCAATCAGAATGATGTACTGGAATTGATGGCCGCAGCCAACTTTTTCCAGCTTGACGGGCTACTCCGCTTCTGCGAAGCCAGGTGTTCCACACTGGTTGATTTGGACAATATCGTCTCGATGTACATTCACGCAAAG GTTTACAATGCCGTCCAGTTGTTGGAATATTGCCAAGGTTTCTTGCTACAAAACATGGTGGCTCTATTGACTTACGATGATTCAGTCCGACGTCTCATCTTTGGCAAGAAACTACACAATCACGACGTTCTAGCCGGTTTGCTGCTAACGTTACAGGCTCGCATCAAAAGCCGCTCCCAGCACAAGTTGAACAAATGA